TGATCTGATCCCCTTTCTTATGTAAATTAATCGTCAGAGTTTTGATTAAGTAACAAAAAGAACTGGTAGAAAATGGGAGGTTGCTGTTGTTCCGCCAGAAAACATCATTTGCAAGGAACACCAGTGTATTACTATGTAAGTAATCTCACtccattattttcattttcacctTTCTATTCTTTTAATCATTATCATTAGCATGATTGTATGAGGAACTATTTCGACTATTGTATATTTGTATTAAAAGCATTACAGTGGTTGCTATCAATGATCGACTACGTTAACAAGATGAAGAATGACGACagattgtattttttgttttagatcATATTTTAGGGCCTGTTTAGATGACTTATTTGAGCCTGTCTAATGGCATAATCATTTGTGAGAGGTttgtgaaaacttatgaaaacaacttatgacatgtatATAAGATGTTTACGGAGTGTTTCCATAAACTCCCCAAGacaacttatgaaaatagtttgacttttctttatcttttgttatatgATAAGTGTTTGTGCTATAAGTCTGTAAGCGCTTAATTAAGactgtttatttaaaatttgttatgtGCTTATGTTTTAAAACCTGAAAAACTCCGATTTCAGTGCCCACCAACTTTTGAAGAGCGCGAGTCTTTAACCTCTAATGACGGTACCGCTGCTGGATATCTGGTTGGGTTGAACCTAGAAGCATCCATACCTGATACTTTCCGCTCACCTCCTGTTCCACTTCCTTACGACATTGTCTTCGGAGGTTCTGCGTCAACTGATTCTGAGTCTGGCAGAGAAACAGTTAGTGTTAGTAGTTTTGAAACTTCAATTACACACGATGATATTGAAGAATCGGATTGTAAAGCTCAAACCAAATGTGCACCTATATCTCCAAGGAAGGTAGAACTATCAAAATCAAATGGAACTGAAGTTTTGGTAACCGAAGAAGAGGATGTCTGCCCAATTTGTCTTGAAGGTACAGTTGCTCGTGTAATTAAAAGATGAATATCAAGTGttagagttttatttttatgtttcagtCTGTTACACAAGGAGGAGTAAGTTTTCTCTCCTAGTATATTGAACAAATTCATtgagatttttcatttttaatgcaGAATATGATGACGAGAATCCTAAAAATCTGACAAAATGTGAACATCATTTTCATCTATCTTGCATTCTTGAGTGGATGGAAAGAAGTGACTCCTGTCCTATATGTGACCAGGTTTGGCTTTTACATTAATTCCATATTAACTTATAATAAGAATCtgtttagattgacttatttgagtttacggtataaacacttgtgagactggGATATCGTAtagaaacagcttatgacacGTGCATAAGCCTCTTTCAGCtaattttcataagctcttcaagatagcttatgaaagaagcttatagcttatatatgaaaatagtttcactttatttaatcttttgttatataaatagcttatacataagcacttatatgataaaagGTTATGCTATAAAAACTTAATTTAGTTGTTTGTCCAAATAGAACCTAACTGGAAAAGGGGAGCCTTAGACTCTAGAGCACAATAATCTTGCTAAGTGCTAACTGCACTCCTATGTGGAATGTTCACCAAATATAATGTAGGGAAGAGGGACTAAAACAATTAGAACACATTAATCTTCCCTATATCCATATACCCTTTTGtcctaactaactaactaactaactaactgacAAACTAACTACACTTACCATATTATCTTTTAACTTGATTATGCTGAGTTTTAATGAAATGTTTATAAATTTTCCTTTGATATTACAGGAGATGATATTTTGACCAGAAAATGAATTAGTTTGATTGTTTTGAAATCAAAGTTTGGTAGATATATGGAAGATAGATGGTGTTCAATGTCTGATTACTGCTTAGATGATGGTAGCTGCAGATTCATATTCAATTCGTGATACATCGACAAATCATTATTTTAGTAAGGTTCAATTATTGGTATATCTctgagaagaagaatgaaaatttgaaagaatgTTATACCATATAGCTTATTCTCTAGATGCCACAATTCATGCTCAGAGATGGCCTTTTACCCTTTtccttgttttgattttctgcttttcattttttttcccaaaagtttatcaataatttttttttgtttggggGTGGAAATGGGAGTGGTGGGAGTATACTGTACTTGTAAATACTATAATGCTTTATGCTTTATATATCTTAGACATTTCAAGAATATGATGAAGTTCATCAAACTAGTAGCTATTTCTTATTTCTATCTTCTAAAAGGGCCTGCGCCAGTGGTTACGACTCCTCCACGCCGTCTTTACTCTTTAGACTTGTCTACAACCACTTGTTCTTGCTCTTGCAGGTTTTGATGGCGATGTAATTCGGCCATTGTGGCCTAGATGATGTTAAGTgtgttagaatcaaagatacaaaCTAAGAGAATAACAAAGGAGGCAACTAGGGTTACATAATATTAGAATTGCATTAGCTTGataaaatagagttacaagagattatatagcaaaactTAATGGACTATAAACCTAATGGACCAATAATATAAAGCCCAACAACTTATTATCTTAACACCtaccctcaaactcacgatgcgtTCACAAGAAGCATTGTGAGTTtgtcaaataaaacaaaatatgaaaaacatactaaataatataaaactcaAAACATTTTATCTtaatactacccctcaagctaaaacTTACTAAGcttttaagcttgttacaagtTAACCCAGAAAATAAATCAACCAACTACTAGCGTAACCAACCGAGCTAATAACTAACCAAATGAGAGAAACAACCAAAGTGAGCAATCATCTGAGAGACAAGTAGCCTCCAAAGAGAGAAACCATCCGATAGAATAACCAATCTCAAACCAATCCAACATCCAATTCATTCTAAGCTTaccaaatccaaaccaatccaacaTATCCAAACTTTACCAAATCAAATTGTTCCAATCCAAACTACTAAATCACCAAACAGAAGAATTGGTCAATAGAAAGAGAAGCAACCAAAAATAGAAGAACAGACAAAGGGGAGCAATCCAACAGAAGAGAATTCATCGGAGAGAAGCAATCAGACATAAGAAAATCAGCAGGGAGAAGCAATCAAACAGAATCCAGACAAAAACATCATCAATGAGAAGCGAAATCATTAGAAA
This genomic interval from Trifolium pratense cultivar HEN17-A07 linkage group LG6, ARS_RC_1.1, whole genome shotgun sequence contains the following:
- the LOC123893042 gene encoding probable E3 ubiquitin-protein ligase RHB1A gives rise to the protein MGGCCCSARKHHLQGTPVYYYCPPTFEERESLTSNDGTAAGYLVGLNLEASIPDTFRSPPVPLPYDIVFGGSASTDSESGRETVSVSSFETSITHDDIEESDCKAQTKCAPISPRKVELSKSNGTEVLVTEEEDVCPICLEEYDDENPKNLTKCEHHFHLSCILEWMERSDSCPICDQEMIF